A single genomic interval of Lewinellaceae bacterium harbors:
- the pepT gene encoding peptidase T — protein MALNIQHTFLERFLRYVQIDTQSDSASKTIPSTEKQKNLGKVLVEELKEMGVDDAHLDEYGYIYATIPATTDKANVPAICFCSHMDTSPDCSGKDVKPIIHRNYDGSDIVLPDDPTVVLRPKDHPNLKEQIGNDIITASGTTLLGADNKAGLSEIMDAAHYLITHPEIKHGKIRILFTPDEEIGRGVDKVDMEKLGADYGYTIDGEKRGSLEDETFSADAVTIDIRGVSIHPGFAKGKLESALKIASDIVAALPKDRLSPETTEGKEGFIHPVSISGGAELAKIEFIIRDFTDEKLETHEDFLRNIMNEVLKDYPNSRAEFKVTEQYRNMKKILDQHPQVVENAMEAMRRAGVKPLPSSIRGGTDGSRLSFMGLPCPNIFAGEHAFHSREEWVSVQDMEKAVETIVQLAMVWEERG, from the coding sequence ATGGCACTGAATATTCAACACACTTTCCTGGAGCGCTTCCTTCGGTACGTTCAGATCGATACGCAGTCCGACTCCGCTTCCAAAACCATTCCCTCCACCGAAAAGCAGAAGAACCTCGGCAAGGTCCTGGTGGAAGAACTCAAGGAAATGGGTGTGGATGATGCTCACCTGGACGAGTACGGCTACATTTACGCCACCATCCCCGCAACTACGGACAAGGCGAACGTGCCGGCCATTTGCTTCTGTTCGCACATGGACACCTCGCCGGACTGCAGCGGCAAGGATGTAAAACCCATCATTCACCGCAATTATGATGGTTCAGATATCGTACTGCCCGACGACCCCACCGTGGTGCTCCGCCCCAAGGACCATCCGAATCTCAAAGAACAGATCGGCAACGACATCATTACGGCCAGCGGCACCACTTTGCTGGGCGCCGACAACAAGGCGGGTCTTTCCGAGATCATGGACGCGGCCCATTACCTGATAACGCATCCTGAAATTAAGCATGGCAAAATCCGCATTCTTTTCACCCCCGACGAGGAAATCGGCCGCGGCGTCGACAAAGTAGATATGGAAAAACTGGGCGCCGATTATGGCTACACCATCGATGGGGAGAAGCGGGGTTCTCTGGAGGACGAGACCTTTTCCGCCGATGCGGTTACGATCGACATCCGTGGGGTGAGTATCCATCCCGGTTTTGCCAAGGGCAAGCTGGAGAGCGCTTTGAAGATCGCTTCGGACATCGTCGCCGCCCTGCCCAAGGACCGGCTGTCGCCGGAGACGACGGAAGGCAAAGAGGGATTCATCCACCCCGTTTCCATCAGCGGGGGCGCCGAGCTGGCCAAAATTGAATTCATCATCCGGGATTTTACTGACGAGAAACTGGAAACCCACGAGGATTTCCTGCGCAACATCATGAACGAGGTGTTGAAAGATTATCCCAACTCCCGCGCTGAGTTCAAAGTGACGGAGCAGTACCGCAACATGAAAAAGATACTTGACCAGCACCCGCAGGTAGTGGAGAATGCTATGGAGGCCATGCGGCGCGCCGGCGTGAAGCCCCTGCCCAGCAGCATCCGGGGCGGGACGGACGGCTCCCGCCTGTCGTTTATGGGCCTGCCCTGCCCGAACATCTTTGCCGGCGAGCACGCCTTCCATTCCCGCGAAGAGTGGGTCTCAGTGCAGGACATGGAGAAAGCGGTGGAGACGATTGTACAGCTGGCAATGGTGTGGGAGGAGCGGGGGTAA
- a CDS encoding rhodanese-like domain-containing protein has translation MDNDSCIPRRWQILKRQLNNLQPVEFARALDQEPGTILLDVRTPEEFQQAHLPGAINISYLTPDLWDRLEQLDPQNPYFVYCRTERRSMRVCMLMQNGGFRQVYNMEGGLCAWEEAFGPVGVGSR, from the coding sequence ATGGACAATGATTCCTGCATTCCCCGCCGCTGGCAAATACTCAAACGGCAACTGAATAACCTTCAACCCGTTGAATTCGCCCGTGCCCTGGATCAAGAGCCTGGCACCATCCTGCTCGACGTGCGCACCCCGGAAGAGTTTCAACAGGCTCACCTCCCCGGCGCCATCAATATCAGCTACCTCACCCCTGACCTCTGGGACCGCCTGGAACAACTGGACCCGCAAAATCCCTACTTTGTCTACTGCCGCACCGAACGGCGCTCCATGCGCGTTTGCATGCTGATGCAGAATGGAGGCTTCCGGCAGGTGTACAATATGGAAGGCGGCCTCTGTGCCTGGGAGGAGGCTTTCGGGCCGGTGGGGGTGGGGAGCAGATGA
- a CDS encoding methyltransferase domain-containing protein, protein MSKIPIEMLISPDNGQPLEWKNDKLQANGNGFAYEVQGGVPVLLPQNARETSTQSGQHERFDSRFFYVDHYQADAELFDYFEDYENGASIHEMRRLYETIISEIPKGTASVLDVGCGKGWVAQRLCPAGISVCSMDISTINPQRAVERYPYDNHYAVVADAYNLPFRDGAFDCIIASEIIEHVPDPRSFIGSLLRGLRPGGRLLITTPYNEKIQYSLCIHCNRPTPLSAHIHSFTLKKMLALTPMERVAGHHIYTFGNKALIRLRMHAFLKYLPFRLWRMADRLANNVIRKPTRILYAVIRK, encoded by the coding sequence ATGTCAAAGATACCAATTGAAATGCTCATTAGCCCCGATAACGGGCAGCCTTTGGAGTGGAAAAATGACAAGCTACAGGCCAACGGCAATGGCTTTGCCTACGAAGTGCAGGGCGGCGTACCGGTCTTGTTGCCTCAGAACGCCCGCGAAACCTCCACCCAGTCCGGGCAGCACGAACGCTTCGATTCCCGCTTTTTCTACGTCGATCACTACCAGGCCGACGCCGAGCTGTTCGATTATTTTGAGGATTATGAGAATGGGGCATCCATTCACGAGATGCGGCGCTTGTACGAAACGATCATTTCGGAAATTCCAAAGGGCACTGCCTCCGTCCTCGATGTGGGCTGTGGCAAGGGCTGGGTGGCGCAACGCCTCTGCCCGGCAGGAATAAGCGTTTGTTCGATGGATATTTCTACCATCAACCCGCAGCGGGCCGTGGAGCGCTACCCCTACGACAACCACTACGCCGTGGTGGCCGATGCCTACAACCTCCCCTTCCGCGACGGCGCCTTTGATTGCATCATCGCCTCCGAGATCATCGAGCACGTGCCGGACCCCAGATCTTTCATCGGGAGCCTGCTGCGGGGTTTGCGCCCGGGCGGGCGGCTCCTGATCACGACACCCTACAACGAAAAGATACAGTATTCCCTTTGCATCCATTGCAACCGGCCGACACCGCTGAGCGCCCATATTCATTCCTTTACCCTGAAAAAGATGCTGGCCCTTACCCCTATGGAGCGAGTAGCTGGCCACCACATTTATACTTTTGGCAACAAGGCGTTGATCCGCCTGAGGATGCACGCCTTTCTGAAATATCTGCCCTTCCGCCTGTGGCGCATGGCTGACCGGCTGGCCAACAATGTAATCAGAAAGCCGACCAGGATATTGTATGCGGTCATCCGGAAGTGA
- a CDS encoding Uma2 family endonuclease, which translates to MADTAIREKSRGGPGGAKKISWEAFQKKYLSREDNFKYEWVNGAIEKAPRTMDKSQFYIQDNLIEHLYQLKSNHSIEGQFIAEGDTFFAGNHRRPDMAFYTKKEIQQAADGETVVPAFVIEVISSKDQMMLVHKKMHDYREANVAVVWHIFPQLEEVHVYHGLKMEIRLDNDLCSAEPALPGFKISVNEVLKRG; encoded by the coding sequence ATGGCAGACACAGCAATTCGGGAAAAATCGCGGGGAGGGCCGGGCGGCGCCAAAAAAATTTCCTGGGAGGCCTTCCAGAAAAAATATTTGAGCCGGGAAGATAATTTCAAGTATGAATGGGTAAATGGCGCCATTGAAAAGGCCCCCCGAACCATGGATAAAAGCCAATTCTATATTCAGGACAACCTGATCGAACACCTTTATCAACTCAAATCCAACCATTCCATTGAAGGGCAATTCATTGCCGAAGGAGATACTTTCTTTGCCGGAAACCACCGGAGGCCTGACATGGCCTTTTACACCAAAAAAGAAATCCAGCAGGCTGCCGATGGAGAAACTGTCGTGCCGGCTTTCGTTATTGAAGTCATATCTTCCAAAGACCAGATGATGTTGGTGCATAAAAAAATGCATGATTATCGGGAGGCAAACGTCGCGGTGGTGTGGCATATTTTCCCGCAGTTAGAGGAAGTACATGTCTATCATGGGCTAAAGATGGAAATCCGCCTCGACAATGACCTTTGCTCTGCCGAGCCAGCTTTGCCAGGGTTTAAGATTTCTGTAAATGAGGTCCTAAAAAGAGGATAA
- a CDS encoding MarR family transcriptional regulator — protein MEYTKKQGQYLSFIYYYKKLHKVAPAHLDIQRYFESDPASVNSMLKTLESKGFIRREKGKARSIELLLKREELPDLD, from the coding sequence ATGGAATACACCAAAAAGCAGGGGCAATACTTGTCTTTCATTTACTATTATAAAAAGCTGCATAAGGTAGCGCCGGCCCATTTGGATATACAAAGGTATTTCGAATCAGATCCAGCGAGTGTAAACAGCATGTTGAAAACTTTGGAGAGCAAAGGGTTTATTCGAAGAGAAAAAGGAAAGGCGAGAAGCATAGAATTGCTGTTGAAAAGAGAAGAGTTGCCGGATTTGGATTGA
- a CDS encoding metal-dependent hydrolase yields MFIGHFAVGFGAKAAAPRVSLGSLFLAAQFVDLLWPTLLLLGLERVKIVPGITKVTPLDFEHYPITHSLLMAIVWGLLFAGVYWMARRYRAGAIVLGLCVVSHWLLDLLVHRPDLPLIPGGATRLGIGLWNSLAATLIVEGLLFVVGVWLYLRSTTAKNRVGRWALWSLIAFLALIYIANLFGPPPPDVQSIAWAGHLQWLFVLWAYWVDRNRTAIGVKVKEV; encoded by the coding sequence ATGTTCATAGGACACTTCGCCGTTGGCTTCGGGGCCAAAGCCGCCGCGCCCCGCGTTTCCCTGGGCAGCCTTTTTCTCGCCGCTCAGTTCGTCGACCTGCTATGGCCCACCTTGCTGCTGCTGGGCCTGGAGCGGGTGAAGATCGTACCGGGCATCACCAAAGTCACGCCACTGGATTTTGAGCATTACCCCATTACCCATAGCCTGCTGATGGCTATTGTCTGGGGGCTGCTGTTTGCAGGGGTATACTGGATGGCCCGCAGGTACAGGGCCGGGGCCATCGTCCTCGGGCTTTGTGTGGTTAGCCATTGGCTGCTCGACCTGCTGGTACACCGGCCAGACCTGCCGCTGATCCCGGGAGGAGCAACCCGCTTGGGGATAGGCCTTTGGAATTCCCTGGCGGCCACTCTTATCGTGGAAGGGCTATTGTTCGTAGTCGGCGTTTGGCTATATCTGCGGAGTACGACGGCCAAAAACCGGGTAGGGCGCTGGGCGCTTTGGAGTTTGATTGCCTTTCTGGCCTTGATCTACATAGCCAACCTGTTCGGCCCGCCGCCGCCGGATGTTCAGTCCATTGCCTGGGCAGGGCACCTACAATGGCTGTTCGTGCTCTGGGCTTATTGGGTGGACCGTAACCGGACGGCGATTGGGGTGAAAGTGAAGGAGGTATAA
- a CDS encoding NAD(P)/FAD-dependent oxidoreductase: MKKRIIIIGGGAAGFFGAIRCAELSPEAEVIILEAGKDVLSKVKISGGGRCNVTHACFVPKDLSKNYPRGERELIGPFNRFCTGDTIEWFEKRGVPTKIEADGRMFPATNKSQSIVDCLQESAHKAGVKVLLQQRVHQLEPPAEGRAHWLVHAKTHSYPADAVLMATGSSPAAWKLLAGLGHQIVDPVPSLFTFNIKDPRIEGLPGISVPKAEIKVQGSKLSAAGPLLITHWGMSGPAILRLSAWGARELAAMRYQFTIRANWVNRHVESVREELEQLGRENPKKQPYATPQFGLPIRLWRSLLGYAGIPEQARWAELSKKAMNRLTEELTQGNYTVNGKSTFKEEFVTAGGVDLKEVDFKTFQSKLLPGLFFAGEVLNIDAITGGFNFQAAWTGGWIAGEGLGG; encoded by the coding sequence ATGAAAAAACGAATCATTATCATCGGCGGAGGCGCCGCCGGCTTCTTTGGCGCCATCCGCTGCGCTGAGCTGAGCCCGGAGGCGGAAGTGATCATCCTGGAAGCGGGCAAGGACGTACTCAGCAAAGTCAAAATATCGGGCGGCGGGCGCTGCAACGTCACCCATGCCTGCTTTGTGCCGAAAGACCTGTCGAAAAACTACCCCCGGGGCGAGCGGGAGCTCATCGGCCCCTTCAATCGCTTCTGCACCGGCGACACCATCGAGTGGTTCGAAAAGCGGGGGGTGCCGACCAAGATCGAAGCAGACGGACGCATGTTTCCCGCCACCAACAAATCGCAAAGCATCGTCGATTGCCTGCAGGAGTCGGCTCACAAAGCCGGGGTAAAAGTGTTGCTCCAACAACGCGTGCACCAACTGGAACCGCCAGCGGAAGGCCGGGCCCACTGGTTGGTTCATGCCAAAACCCACTCCTACCCTGCCGATGCCGTGCTGATGGCTACCGGAAGCAGCCCGGCGGCATGGAAGCTGCTGGCCGGGCTGGGGCACCAGATTGTCGACCCGGTTCCGTCTTTGTTCACCTTCAACATCAAAGACCCGCGCATCGAGGGACTGCCCGGCATTTCCGTGCCGAAGGCGGAAATCAAAGTACAGGGCAGCAAATTGAGCGCCGCCGGCCCATTGCTGATCACCCACTGGGGCATGAGCGGGCCGGCCATCCTGCGGCTCTCCGCCTGGGGGGCCCGCGAGCTGGCGGCGATGCGATACCAGTTCACCATCCGGGCCAACTGGGTGAACCGGCATGTGGAAAGCGTCCGGGAGGAACTGGAACAGTTGGGACGGGAGAACCCTAAAAAACAACCTTACGCCACTCCTCAGTTTGGCCTGCCCATCCGCCTGTGGAGAAGCTTGCTCGGCTATGCCGGCATCCCCGAACAAGCCCGCTGGGCAGAGCTCAGCAAAAAAGCCATGAACCGACTCACCGAAGAACTAACGCAGGGCAACTATACGGTTAATGGTAAGAGCACCTTCAAGGAGGAATTCGTCACTGCCGGCGGGGTGGATCTCAAGGAGGTAGATTTCAAAACGTTCCAAAGTAAATTGCTTCCTGGCCTCTTCTTCGCCGGCGAGGTGCTGAACATTGACGCCATCACAGGAGGGTTCAACTTCCAGGCGGCGTGGACGGGGGGGTGGATTGCGGGGGAGGGGTTGGGTGGTTGA
- a CDS encoding methylated-DNA--[protein]-cysteine S-methyltransferase: MYQALVQKDSQFEGIFFAAIKTTGIFCRPTCTARKPKAENVEYYASVKEAIDHGYRPCKVCQPLQLEGRAPEWLEGLLQEVRDNPEIRIKDSELRARGLDPSRVRRWFKKHHGITFQAYQRMQRLNQAFGQIKYGERVTNAAFQNGYDSLSGFGEAFKNTIGFAPSESQDKTLIAITRMETPLGPMLAGATPEGICLLEFTDRRMLETQLERLKKYLKAELLPGDNPHFSTLNRQLKAYFSGSLKTFDLPLVLPGTDFQQQVWAALQAIPYGETRSYGQQAEAIGNPSAVRAVARANGDNRIAIVIPCHRVIGVDGKLTGYGGGLWRKQRLLDLEKGRGIG; the protein is encoded by the coding sequence ATGTACCAGGCTTTGGTGCAGAAAGACAGCCAGTTCGAAGGCATTTTCTTCGCCGCTATTAAGACCACAGGTATCTTCTGCCGCCCCACCTGTACTGCCCGTAAGCCCAAAGCGGAAAATGTAGAATACTACGCTTCGGTTAAAGAGGCGATCGATCATGGCTACCGGCCCTGCAAAGTTTGCCAACCCCTCCAACTGGAAGGGCGGGCGCCGGAATGGCTGGAAGGCCTGTTGCAAGAGGTTCGGGACAATCCGGAAATTCGGATTAAAGACTCCGAACTGCGGGCCCGGGGCCTGGATCCCAGCCGGGTTCGCCGTTGGTTTAAGAAGCACCACGGGATAACCTTTCAGGCCTATCAGCGCATGCAACGCCTCAACCAGGCCTTCGGGCAGATAAAATACGGAGAAAGGGTCACGAATGCGGCTTTCCAAAATGGCTACGATTCCCTCAGCGGATTTGGGGAGGCTTTTAAAAACACGATCGGCTTTGCTCCCAGCGAGAGCCAGGACAAAACCCTTATTGCCATCACCCGGATGGAAACGCCGCTGGGCCCCATGCTGGCAGGTGCTACACCTGAAGGGATTTGCCTGCTGGAATTTACGGACCGCCGGATGCTGGAAACCCAGCTGGAGCGCCTGAAAAAATACCTGAAGGCGGAGCTGCTTCCGGGCGATAACCCTCATTTTTCTACCCTTAACCGCCAATTGAAAGCTTATTTTTCGGGCAGTTTGAAAACGTTCGACCTGCCGCTCGTTTTACCGGGAACAGACTTCCAACAGCAGGTATGGGCTGCTCTGCAAGCCATTCCCTACGGCGAAACGCGTTCTTATGGCCAGCAGGCGGAAGCCATTGGCAACCCTTCCGCCGTCCGGGCAGTGGCCCGAGCCAACGGCGACAACCGGATCGCCATCGTCATTCCCTGCCACCGGGTAATTGGCGTGGATGGCAAGTTGACCGGTTATGGCGGCGGCTTGTGGCGCAAGCAGCGGTTGCTGGATTTGGAGAAGGGTAGGGGTATTGGTTAG